The following nucleotide sequence is from Salvia splendens isolate huo1 chromosome 2, SspV2, whole genome shotgun sequence.
AGTAGAAATAATAATCATAAAAATAGAGTGGAAAACCAACATTTGAATCATATTATATGGAGCATAATGATACGAATAGGTGAAAAACATACATGATGGTGAAATGACACATTTATAGAACTCGTAAATTGTACGTATAATTTGGTTATCATGTCAGCATGATAACAACACCATGTGAAAATGCCAATAAGCCCAAAGTCAAAGATACCATGCTAAAAAACCTCTAAACATGAACACGACATAACATGCGTGATTCATTATATAGGAACACGTGAATGATATGACCCGATTCAAATGTGCGcatgtaaaaacaaaaataatatgttcaacaattttaatttattaaatattttttttataaaatgactaGCTAGTTGCTAGTAGTAGATAATATGggctttatttattttgtttcatcATTGAGGCATTACACAAACTGTTATTATAATCTAAAAGTTTTAAATGTAAACGTTGTAACGATACATTATATCTTTCCGGATTTTGATCAAAACAAGAATGCGTTTAAACAAAGAAATAGAGGCCAAATGTGGTCCTTAGGATTACTCGAGATTATCTTAAGATTAGAATATCTAATGGCTATATTAATTtctgaaatattattattttaatctttATTAATCCTATAAGGTTACTTATGCCATATCATGTAATCGTCTGTTATGGAAAATCCTATAATGTTGCATCTAACTAACAAATCATCTGCGTGAGTGATGAATTTACATTCCATAACTTCAACTCCTTCATATCTTCCATATTCATTAGACGATCTTCCATTATACTTATTTCCATGGAGATTTATTATTCTTGAGCAATTAGTTTCCAAATTTTGTCGTTGCATCAATCTGTTCCATTTGCGTTTCATTTTCAATCATATACCACCGTTCATCATATACTTTTGTATCAATATGTTCCATCGTCGTCGTTGCCAGATCCATCCCATATATATAGTTTGATACGAACATTTCGATTAGATTTGTATGACACATTCTGGTACTCCGTAGTTTTATATAATGACtcgattatttgattattatgaCCCAATTTACCCAGAAGATGACATGACTCAAATATTcatttagtatgacccaaaagaCTGGAAGATGTTTGGGTTATCGTTTATTTTACTTCCGTTTGTTTGATACGAACATTTTGATCAGATTTGTATGACGCATTCTGGTACTCCGTAGTGTTATATAATGACTTGAATATTGGATTATTATGACACAAATTACTCATACTCTGACATGAcccaaatattcatttattatgacACAATGTATGAAGTAATTATCATCATATGGTATTTCGACTACAAGAAACAAGAGGATTGCAGTACCCTTaaccaattttatttttactctaACGACTAATGTATTATTCAATATGGCAactttaggtcattgtaagtgCAGTTTTCAGTCATATTAATGTTGTTGGATGGAAAAAAAGGTGTTGTTTGGgtcatttttattgtatttaaatttatCAATACCAGCGGAATAATTTGACCGACGAAGAGCTTTGATTACTTTGTATTTTTACTAATTGGTAAATTACAATGGATTACTAGTACATAGAGACTCCAAAATAAATACAtatgaaataatatatatagTGAAGTAACAATAACATCCAGCTGACATTTataaaacatggttcaaaaatcGAGAATTACAAGGTCTAAACATCGTTTACTTAAAATAGTGGTAAACTATAAAGAAATGAACAAAAGTTTTAGTAGTTTTAGGTATGACATAACCATTGATTAAGATCTGTAGTTTGCTATCATCTTTTCTACGTtgatctttgttttcttgctctCATTTGCATAATGTTTGGATGCCGCCGCTTTATTCAATAATGCGCTATGATTATTTGTTGCAACCATCAACACACGATTGTATTTAGCTCTTACATACTCAAAATCCCCTATCAATGCATTTGTGCATAAGAACGAGGTTAATACAGAGACATAAGCGTCATAAAACAACAATTGTGTAATAGAGATAGTACCACAATCATATCAAGTTATGATTTCTGTTTAATGTAAGGACCTTTTCCAGAAATGGGAACATCTTCAGTAGTTCCTTTCCCTCTTTCACCTTCTGCACAAATATATTTATGTGGTGTTGTATCTGAAAGATCATTAAATTAGTGTATAACATTAACACAAACAAAGcataaaaaatatgagttttTTCCATAGCATGTTTCCCATATGTCTCCTATTATAAAAGCATATCCCATCTCAATTCAtgagtacttcaaaagcagaggTTCATAAGGTAAATACATATAATTTTAACCTTGTTTTGGGTCATCGATACCATGTCTCAGTTCAGTCGAGTTTTGAGTGGAACTTTGACCTATTGCTgataaaaaaacacaattaaatacCAGAGTGCCCAAAAAGAACTAAAACTACAATCCTCCAAATAATAACCCAGAAAATTTAGTCGACATACCTTTCTGTGCATTGGGTTTTGGCGGTACCTTCTTCTTCACAGTCATTCTTTGATAAACTAGGTTACATCCAACCAATTGAAGTGAAAATTGGTTAAGATTTGAGTTAAGTTTCAGACAATCGGTATACAAAATCTTACTAACCTTTTCCATCATGCGTCGCGGTTCCAGAAGATCGTGTGTCGACCATTGCTGAAGAAGGTGCTAGGTTTATCGTTTTCGTTGATTTCAGAATCGTCAACTGTGATTTGTTCTTTGTTGATTTGATAGATTAGGGTTTTTGTCACAACCGATTTTGaggttttttgataaaaaaaatgggatgaatttttggtaaaATAGAGTTAAATTGAACGACGCCAGAACCCAAGCACCAACTTAGCGTGTGGAGTAATGACTCCCATTTAATCCGCTCTTAAGAAACGGAACGACGGTTCATGAATTTTTCTATTCCTAATTTATCCTTCACATGACATAAATCGTTCTTATTATGCCCCAAAAGATTCAGTTTGCAATCCAAATCGTGGCCATTCATATACATATCTAACGACCCATATATGGTCTATATTTCTATACTTAGGGACTTCTTTTGATAGATTAAAACCCATATCTTTCCTAGTTCTCAAGACATCTCCATTCAATAAATTAATGTATGATATTTATTCAACTACTCTTCAATGCACctttatttaatagaaaaggtttaaaatatgaaaataaatgtTTAAAATATTAGTTGGAAAAGATTGATGATGTATCGTACGGAATAGTACAGCTCTTTCTCCAATTTTTCTCCACTAGAATAAAGTGGATATGTTTAAATTAGTGGTCAGCATTGAAAACCCACTAAAagattttagttttttatttgaaaGAATTTCAAATAAGCTATAATTCCTGATCTGGCATATCTCATTATTGACCAAATCATGTCACATTTCATCTTGTTAACAAAAATAAGTATCCAAATAAAGATTTATTTCATCTTGTGAACCCATTAAATAAGCTATAATTCCTGATCTGGCATATCTCATTATTGACCAAATCATGTCACATTTCATCTTGTTAACAAAAATAAGTATCCAAATAAAGATTTATTTTAACTGGTTGTCTTTTATGTAAGAAAAAAATTCTTGTGATGCGCGTATCATATGCTCCCAATCTTTTTAGGGTGATTAAGAAGTTAAACAGGTGAATATTAGAACATAATTccttaaataataattaactgaataatttaatattaaaccCTAAGGGTGGCGCTCCAGTTCACTAGATTTATTCAacttaatgaaatgtgttttatttaattgatcacttatctttatttaaattagaTATAAAATGAATCATAAAACTCCCtaataaatgtttttgtttcCGTTCACAATTATGGAATCACAACATTTGGGTAGACCTATTAATACACGATTTTTTCGAGAAAAAAGACTAAGACTGAATTCACTTAAAAATCAGTACTTGGGTTTCAGTGAATTTGAAAAGATTAAAAGTATGGGTACTAATTTTATCAGtaattttcttttcaaaccATGACTAATTTCTTTTTAATCATCATAGTTAGCCACTTGGTACCGACGAATTAATTCAATGGTGTATTTTCATAATTTGTTGTAGTTTGGAATAGTAAATTGTCAGTCCATATAATTAAggtttaaaaaataattgaccGTAATTTAggataaattttaatatttagccTATTAATACTTATAGTACTATATGTTTTTTcacataaatttttatttcttcttatagtttaatttttagttattttttgtCTTTTGTGTTATTCTTCCATAGCTTCCTTCTTTTGTGtaaaatattctaaaataaagCATCACGAGgcatatgaaaaaataaaaaacaaaacattttctttattgaaattaaattacatgATAAAAATTTAGTACAGTATAATTTTAgtgtatttttttcattatctttatttttttttaattttccttacagtattatttttccttttcattAAATATCCAAAATTTAtctgaatatttttttactacaatttatttttgaagCTGAGTATCTtatattaagaaaatattaatcattatttattccTTAATCAATATGAAGGGTGATTAAGTAAACTGAAAATTCATAAAACGAAcagattttattatttttgcaaattacgaaaattacaaaattatccatatacaattacataaatttacctTTACCCAATTTTAATGATAATCAAATTATGCAAATACCGGTTATCCaaattttttatgtttaaacTTTTTGAATACCCCCTACCTCCATAATTATCATTGTTATTAGTGAAAGTTGATTCACTTTTTCAAAGATCCCCTTTTTAATTTCCAAATCCTACAAGAACAGAGAGCAAAGACTTCTGCCAGAACCAAATCCACAGTTATGCAATCCAACGATCTTCCTCTATCTTTAGGTATTTTTTTTGCCCCAAATCCCACTTTCTATAAAAATCTTATTCAGTACCAGAAATTTGTACTAATCTCTGACACCCACTTGTGCCACTGACAAAAACAtacatgtataaatataaaaatgattaaCAGTATTCTTGGTTGGTCCTTCATTTCTAGCTAGCTGTTCCAGCCCTGTCTTTAACAAAATTATACACATACCCTCACATGGAAGAAGCTATATTTCTAGTCCAATAGAGCGGTGAAACTTTGAGTAAATCACTCTGTGCTGTGTGTTTTTCTTTTGTATTTTTACAGCTCGTGATGAGATgcgttttttgtttttttgttatgtAATTGATGGGTTCTCCTAGGCCTCTTCTCCCGCATAAATCATGCTTCTTGTATTTATTTCCCTTTTCCTTCAAAGTTTCGTTTTTTACCTTGAGTTGAATTCGTAGATTTTAGGTATTGGTTCTTGAAATTATTAGCCTATTTTCTTTCTCTCCCcccctcccctctctctctcctcatcCTTTGAAAGAAGAGTGAGAAGGAAAAACCAGATTGTAGGTGCaagaaatgaatgatgatgtTGGTCTTGATGCAGAGGATTCTGAATTTGTAGAAGTTGATCCAACTGGAAGATATGTGAGGGTATGAACTATGAACTGCCTTTCATTCTCATTCAATCTTCTTCATACATTTTTGTAGGAGTATTTGATTTCTTGTTTTCTGATTGCAGTATAATGAGATTCTTGGAAAAGGGTCTTCTAAGACAGTGTATGTTGAATTCTTGAAGGATTTCATCTCAATCATTGCAAAATGCCCTAATTTCATTTGGGATTTCTTGATTCATGTTTCTTTCCCCAATTTTATATGTTTCTTGCAGTTATAGGGCTTTTGATGAGTATGAAGGAATTGAAGTAGCCTGGAATCAGGTGAAACTTTATGACTTTCTGCAAAGTCCAGAAGATCTTGAGAGATTGTATTGTGAAATTCATCTTCTCAAAACTCTCAAACACACCAATATTATGAAATTCTACACTTCTTGGGTTGATACTGCTAATAGGAACATCAATTTTGTAACCGAGATGTTCACTTCTGGCACTCTCAGACAGTAAgattgtttgttttttcttatatttttggATAATTGTATTGAtagtttgtttgttgttttatttatatcttTTGGGATGATTGTATTGATTTGCTTCAACTCTAAATGAGCTTTTATTGAAATTTGGAATAGGTATAGGCTGAAACATAAGAGGACAAATATTAGGGCTATCAAATATTGGTGTAGGCAGATTTTGCAAGGGCTTCTCTATCTCCACAGCCATGATCCTCCTATTATTCATAGAGACCTCAAGTGTGACAACATTTTCATCAACGGGAACCAAGGTGAGGTCAAGATTGGTGATCTTGGCCTCGCTGCGATTCTCAGGAAATCTCATGCGGCGCATTGTGTTGGTGAGTTCCAAGCTATTGAAAATCTTGCCCTTGCTTAAGATATTGTTTGGTCGCTTACATTGATTTTTGTTAGGAACTCCCGAGTTCATGGCTCCTGAGGTGTATGAAGAGGAATACAATGAATTAGTGGATATTTATTCGTTTGGAATGTGCATTTTGGAAATGGTGACATTTGAATATCCGTATAGCGAATGCACTCATCCTGCTCAAATTTATAAGAAAGTGATCTCGGTGAGGATTTAGCTTTAGTTTTGTTGTGTTGCATACTTGAAATCTGGATAATGTAGATTGATCTAATGCATGTGTTTCATTTATAGGGAAAAAAACCGGATTCCCTTTACAAAGTTCAGGATCCCGAGGTTCGTAAATTTGTTGAGAAATGCTTAGCGACGGTGTCAGATAGGCTGTCTGCTTGGGAGCTTCTCAACGATCCGTTTCTTCAAATTGATGATTGTGTTTATGACTTGAAGGCGTTACAGTATCAACGAGATTATGATGACTTAGTCCATCTTTTAAGACAACCTCTCTTGAGGAGTGCTTATCATAGCACAACGAGTTCTTTAGCTAATGGATACTCGAATTATATTTGTTATGACCAAGAGCACGACTTGGATTCTCGCTCAGCTGACTACGAAGCAACTGAGATCAACCTATTCACGAGTCAAGACGATGATCATTTGGAAAATCTTGACATTACCATCAAAGGGAGAAAGAGCGAGGACGACAACATATTTCTCCGACTCAGAATAGCTGATAAAGAAGGTTGGTTTATTTCAGAACTTTCATAGTATTTGATTCCACTGTTGATGCTAAGAATGCTTCTGGCTTGATTGTTTGTTTCAGGTCGTGTGCGAAACATATACTTCCCTTTTGACATTGAAACCGACACAGCACTGAGCGTTGCGACTGAAATGGTTGCTGAGTTGGACATAACGGACCAAGATGTGACTAAAATAGCAGAAATGATCGATGGTGAGATTGCTTCCTTGGTTCCTGAATGGAAACCGGGATTTGGCATAGACGAGAGCCCTATCAAGAACGGTAGCTGCTGCCAAAACTGTGATGCAGGCTACTTGGGCAAGACCCTGCAAACATGTGGATCTGTCCGTGGCCGCTTTGAAGAGATC
It contains:
- the LOC121783845 gene encoding probable serine/threonine-protein kinase WNK9, whose amino-acid sequence is MQSNDLPLSLEDSEFVEVDPTGRYVRYNEILGKGSSKTVYRAFDEYEGIEVAWNQVKLYDFLQSPEDLERLYCEIHLLKTLKHTNIMKFYTSWVDTANRNINFVTEMFTSGTLRQYRLKHKRTNIRAIKYWCRQILQGLLYLHSHDPPIIHRDLKCDNIFINGNQGEVKIGDLGLAAILRKSHAAHCVGTPEFMAPEVYEEEYNELVDIYSFGMCILEMVTFEYPYSECTHPAQIYKKVISGKKPDSLYKVQDPEVRKFVEKCLATVSDRLSAWELLNDPFLQIDDCVYDLKALQYQRDYDDLVHLLRQPLLRSAYHSTTSSLANGYSNYICYDQEHDLDSRSADYEATEINLFTSQDDDHLENLDITIKGRKSEDDNIFLRLRIADKEGRVRNIYFPFDIETDTALSVATEMVAELDITDQDVTKIAEMIDGEIASLVPEWKPGFGIDESPIKNGSCCQNCDAGYLGKTLQTCGSVRGRFEEITYQVEGSEQCVTDNAPVGSSQSDGVHFTDIWAQEEDHEVTSPSSNDNQFDQSSKEKGQVSPPHDYYKNEIRQELRWFKAKYKRKQRELANKQFGALRDRSRSFSNLAQGETDETDIDYSLYKGKHFNLFPLTDSDRSSSDTKVHSYESAYNSCSPVHFVTSKNFYSGGLLPHSLHRATSLPVDATEL